In Hippoglossus stenolepis isolate QCI-W04-F060 chromosome 13, HSTE1.2, whole genome shotgun sequence, a single genomic region encodes these proteins:
- the gja3 gene encoding gap junction alpha-3 protein encodes MGDWSFLGRLLENAQEHSTVIGKVWLTVLFIFRILVLGAAAEEVWGDEQSDFTCNTQQPGCENVCYDEAFPISHIRFWVLQIIFVSTPTLIYLGHVLHIVRMEEKRKEKEEELRKANRFQEEKELLYRNGGDAGGGGGGGGKKEKPPIRDEHGKIRIRGALLRTYVFNIIFKTLFEVGFILGQYFLYGFQLRPLYKCARWPCPNTVDCFISRPTEKTIFIIFMLVVACVSLLLNLLEIYHLGWKKVKQGMTNEFAPDRGSLRCVNIAEPECLASGSRTAPSSHSYPPNYTDVTAGSGAFLPPIGPTAVPSAAEFKMDDLQQKESLRQPSPSSHYYISNNNNHRLATQQNWANLATEQQTREMKATSPSPSPSSSTSTDNEQQQPPVDAALLLPTSNTTSNTNITNTTATAASSSSSSPGATSTAGSWGGGKSEQEEGHITITTVEMHEPPVRVSTDPRRLSRASKSSSIRARPSDLAV; translated from the coding sequence ATGGGCGACTGGAGCTTTCTGGGGCGGCTGTTGGAGAACGCTCAGGAGCACTCAACGGTTATCGGCAAAGTCTGGCTGActgtcctcttcatcttcagaATCCTGGTGCTGGGGGCCGCGGCTGAAGAGGTCTGGGGCGACGAGCAGTCCGACTTCACCTGCAACACCCAGCAGCCCGGTTGCGAGAACGTCTGTTACGACGAGGCCTTCCCAATTTCGCACATCCGCTTCTGGGTGCTGCAGATCATCTTCGTGTCCACGCCGACCCTCATCTACCTGGGCCACGTGCTGCACATAGTCCGCATGGAGGAGAAgcggaaagagaaggaggaggagctgcgCAAAGCGAACAGGTTCCAAGAGGAGAAAGAACTCCTTTATAGAAATGGTGGagatgctggaggaggaggaggaggcggcggcaaGAAGGAAAAGCCGCCAATCAGGGATGAACACGGCAAAATCCGCATCAGAGGCGCACTGCTGCGTACTTATGTGTTCAACATTATTTTCAAGACCCTGTTTGAAGTGGGATTCATTTTGGGCCAGTATTTCCTCTATGGCTTCCAGCTGAGGCCCCTGTACAAGTGTGCACGTTGGCCCTGCCCCAACACCGTCGACTGCTTCATATCGAGGCCCACTGAAAAgactattttcattatatttatgcTTGTGGTGGCTTGCGTGTCTCTTTTGCTGAATTTGTTAGAGATCTATCACCTTGGATGGAAGAAAGTAAAACAGGGCATGACAAACGAGTTTGCCCCTGACCGCGGGTCGCTGCGCTGCGTCAACATAGCGGAGCCTGAGTGTTTGGCCTCGGGCTCCAGAACTGCCCCATCCAGCCACAGCTACCCTCCCAACTACACAGATGTTACGGCGGGCAGCGGGGCGTTCCTGCCACCCATAGGGCCGACAGCTGTACCCTCGGCAGCAGAGTTCAAGATGGATGACCTCCAGCAAAAGGAGTCCCTCCGCCAGCCCTCGCCATCTTCCCATTACTacatcagcaacaacaacaaccatagGCTGGCCACGCAGCAGAACTGGGCCAATCTGGCCACCGAGCAGCAGACTCGGGAGATGAAGGCCACCTCCCCTTCCccatccccctcttcctccaccagcaccgacaatgagcagcagcagccgcccgTCGATGCTGCGCTTCTCCTTCCCACCAGCAACACCACCAGTAACACCAACATCACCAACACAACCGCCACTgccgcctccagcagcagcagcagcccaggCGCCACCTCTACCGCAGGCAGCTGGGGCGGGGGGAAGAGCGAGCAGGAGGAAGGCCACATCACCATCACCACGGTGGAGATGCACGAGCCTCCAGTAAGGGTCAGTACAGACCCTCGGCGGCTCAGTCGGGCCAgcaagagcagcagcatcagggcCAGGCCGAGCGACCTGGCTGTTTGA
- the gjb8 gene encoding gap junction protein beta 8: MSWGVLYAQLGGVNKHSTSLGKIWLSVLFIFRITILVLAAESVWGDEQSDFTCNTQQPGCKNVCYDHFFPVSHIRLWCLQLIFVSTPALLVAMHVAYRKRGDKRSMLASNGTEKTTDSDLEMLKKRRLPITGPLWWTYTCSLFFRLIFEGGFMYALYFVYDGFQMPRLVKCEQWPCPNKVDCFISRPTEKTIFTIFMVASSSICMILNVAELGYLIGKALMRCSARSNKKRFTDGVKRDNALNKKNEMLLSTCTDSSSNKTAC, translated from the coding sequence ATGAGTTGGGGGGTGCTTTACGCCCAGCTGGGCGGCGTCAACAAACACTCCACCAGTCTTGGAAAGATTTGGCTTTctgtcctcttcatcttccGCATAACTATTCTGGTCCTGGCTGCTGAGAGCGTCTGGGGGGACGAGCAGTCTGACTTCACGTGCAACACGCAGCAGCCGGGCTGCAAAAATGTCTGCTACGACCACTTCTTTCCTGTGTCACACATCCGCCTGTGGTGCCTGCAGCTGATCTTCGTCTCCACGCCGGCTCTGCTGGTGGCCATGCACGTGGCCTACAGGAAGCGTGGGGATAAGAGGAGCATGCTGGCCTCCAACGGCACAGAGAAGACGACTGACAGTGACCTGGAGATGCTGAAGAAGAGGCGTCTGCCGATCACAGGCCCACTGTGGTGGACCTACACCTGCAGCTTGTTCTTCAGGCTCATCTTTGAGGGCGGCTTCATGTATGCACTCTACTTCGTCTACGACGGCTTCCAGATGCCGCGGCTGGTGAAGTGTGAGCAGTGGCCCTGTCCCAACAAGGTGGACTGCTTCATCTCCCGGCCGACAGAGAAGACCATCTTCACCATCTTCATGGTGGCCTCGTCATCCATCTGCATGATCCTGAACGTGGCTGAGCTGGGCTACCTCATCGGCAAGGCGCTCATGAGGTGCTCAGCCAGGTCTAATAAGAAGCGTTTCACGGATGGCGTGAAGCGGGACAATGCGCTGAATAAGAAGAATGAGATGCTGCTGTCCACATGCACAGATTCATCCAGCAACAAGACCGCGTGTTGA
- the cryl1 gene encoding lambda-crystallin homolog: MSQSDMKSITVIGSGLIGRSWAMVFASGGYSVKIYDNQPGQAVNAIAEIRKQLQELEEAHMLRGELSAAQQLALLSSYDDLAQALEGAFFVQECVFEQLEVKQSVFQDIERLVGKEVILSSSTSCLVPSSVFSTVHNKSRCLVSHPVNPPYYVKLVELVPHPETAATVMDTTHAVMTKVGQVPVCLRREIDGFALNRVQAAIIAESWRLVQDGVISVKDIDLVMSEGLGMRYAFIGPMETMHLNAPEGLEDYMKRYGEGIARVLTSFGPVPDFQGEGSKRINHEMCELIPGDQESLSARKERRDQLLMGLAKLKKDH, translated from the exons ATGAGCCAGTCCGACATGAAGAGTATCACCGTCATCGGCAG tGGGCTGATTGGTCGCTCCTGGGCTATGGTGTTTGCCAGCGGAGGCTACAGCGTGAAGATCTATGACAACCAGCCAGGACAGGCTGTTAACGCCATCGCAGAGATCAG gaagcagctgcaggagctggaggaagctCATATGCTCAGAGGAGAGCTGAGTGCCGCGCAGCAGCTCGCTCTGCTCAGCAGCTACGATGACCTGGCTCAGGCACTGGAGGGAGCCTTCTTTGTCCAG gagtgtgtgtttgagcagctTGAGGTTAAGCAGAGCGTCTTCCAGGACATAGAGCGTCTTGTGGGAAAAGAAGTCATCCTGAGCAGCTCCACCTCCTGTCTGGTGCCAAGCAGCGTCTTCTCTACAGTCCACAACAAGAGTCGCTGCCTCGTCTCCCACCCG GTAAACCCACCCTACTATGTCAAACTGGTGGAGCTGGTACCTCACCCAGAGACGGCAGCAACTGTTATGGACACCACCCATGCTGTGATGACCAAG GTCGGCCAAGTACCCGTTTGCCTGAGGAGAGAGATCGATGGCTTCGCCCTCAACAGAGTCCAGGCGGCCATCATCGCAGAGTCCTGGAGGCTGGTCCAG GATGGCGTTATCTCAGTCAAGGACATCGACCTGGTGATGTCAGAGGGTTTAGGAATGCGTTACGCCTTCATTGGTCCCATGGAAACGATGCACCTCAATGCACCTGAAG GTTTGGAAGACTACATGAAACGCTACGGCGAGGGAATAGCGAGGGTCCTGACCTCCTTCGGGCCTGTACCAGACTTCCAGGGCGAGGGCTCTAAGAGAATCAATCAT GAGATGTGTGAGCTGATTCCCGGTGACCAGGAGAGCCTGTCGgccaggaaggagaggagggaccAGCTCCTCATGGGTCTGGCGAAGCTGAAGAAGGACCACTGA